DNA from Sphingobium cloacae:
CCGATGCGCGCCACCACCCCCGGGGACGCCTTCCTTTCCGCCATTGCACCGATCCTCGCTGCGGTCGGTCCCCTCCCCCATGCCCGGCTTGATACGGGCAGCGCGACCACCCGGCCGAGGAAGCAGGCGGCGCGGATGCTGAAATGCGAGTGCGCGACGTGCGGCTATACTGTCAGGACCGCGCGCAAATGGCTGGAGACAGCGGGCGCACCCTTGTGCCCGGTTGAGAGGCACGGCCCGATGCGCCACGATCCGATCAGCAACGGAAGTGAGGACGAACTCGGCTAAGCGACTAAGACCCTTTACGACTAAGCGGCTAAGCTCCATAAGTAGCTTAGCCGCTTAGTAGGAGCAGCAGCTATGCAAGTATGGGCCGTCATCGCGCAAAAGGGCGGGCAATCCAAAACCACCCTTACAACCGGATTTGCCGTCGAGGCGGCGCGGGAGGGGGCATCCGTCGTCATCCTCGATGCCGACGATCGCCAGGGATCGGCGCTCTACTGGTCCGAACGCCGCGACGACGACGACGTGATGGTGAAGGACAGCAGCGTCGCCGGCCTGCCGCTCCACGTCTCGCGCGGGCGCAGCAGCGGCAAGATCGACCTCATCATCATCGACACGCCGGCGAACTCCAAGGACATTGCTATGCTCGCAGCCGAGCAGGCGGATTTCGTCATCATCCCTGTCGCGCCGCGAGGGCTGGACGTCCATTCGGTGTTGCAGACCGTCAAGCAGGTGCAGCAGGCAGGCACGCCGTTCGCCGTCATACTGACGCAGGTTCCGCATCAGGGCGGGGAGGGCCAGGAGGCCCATGCCGGCTTCGCGGCGAAGGGCGTGACGATGTTCGACAGCCGCCTCCACTTCCGCAAGGATTTCTACAAGGCGACGCCACTCGGCAGAACAGCGGCCGAGACGGACCCGGACAGCAAGGCAGCAGCCGAGTTGCGTGCCGCCTATGACGAGGCTAAGCGACTAAGCGGCTTTACGACTAAGCAAGTAAGCGAGGTTGGATGATGGCGAAGAAAACTTCCGCGCTCGCCGGCATTTTCGATGACGAGCCCGATGCACCGGCACCGGTTGCCGACACAACTCCCGCGCCGCAGCCTGCCGCCCCGCGCCGGTCGCGGCGTGCGGCCGACACGCCGGCCCCGGCAGCACCTGCGCGGCGCAGCAGCCATCCCGGCAAGAAGCCGGTGCTGATCCACATTCCCGAAGACATGCACCGCACGCTGCGCCAGCTCAGCGTCGAGGAGGGTGGGGAGCCCCTTACCGTCATCACCGAGCGGTTGCTGCGCCAGTATCTGGTCCAGCGGGGACACACCAGGTTCGCGCCGTGAGCAAGCGGCGTGATCCCAATCCCGAGTTCGACCTGTTCATTCCGGCGCTCGGCGATCTTCCGCTCAAGGATCAGCGGGAGGTCATGGAGCGCCCGTTCTTCTCGCTCCAGAAGCGCAAGCGGCTGAAGCCGATCGAGTATCGCAGCCCGGACGGCGATGCCTGGGTGCGCGTCCAAGCCATTCCCGATTACGGCATGGCCACGATCTGGGATGCCGATATCCTGATATGGGCCGCGTCCACGCTCAATCGCATGAAGCAGCAGGGGCTGAACGATCTGCCCCGCACGCTGACAACCACGCCCTACGACCTGCTGCGGGCGATCAAGCGGAGCACAGGGGCAGGGACTACCAGGAGCTGCAAGCCGCGCTTCTCCGGTTACAGACGACTTCGATCACGACTTCGATCCGCGCGACGAAGCGCCGGCAGAAGGCCGGCTTCAACTGGCTCGACAGCTGGACCTTCGACACCGACGCCGAGACGGAGCAGCCGCGCGGCATGACGCTGACCCTCTCGGATTGGGTCTATGAGGGCATCGTCAACGAGAAGTCGCTGCTCACCATGCACCCCGACTATTTCCTGCTTTCCGGAGGGCTGGAGCGGGCGCTCTACCGCATCGCGCGCAAGCACGCCGGTACGCAACGCGGTGGGTGGACGTGCCGGGTAGAGGTGCTCCGGGACAAGACCGGCAGCGATGCCCAGCCCAAGGAGTTCAACCGGATGCTCCGGCGGGTGATCGAGGCCGACCAGCTCCCCGACTATGCGATGGAGCTGACCGAGACGACGGACAAAAGCCCTGCCGTGCTGTTCAGGCTCCGTGGCGAGGCCGAGGCACTGGCACTCGCCGAGAGGATGCGCGCCGAGGAGGAGCGGCGCGCCCGTTTCGACGCCGAGCGCAAGCGGGCCGAGGAAGTCGATGCGCATATGGACCGGCTTGCCGGCCGACGCTGACTATCGGGGTATCACCCACCGCAGGCCTAGCTATCGGGGTTTCACCCACCGGCCAGCGATGCCGCCTGAACCCTGACATGGTCCGGTCGATGGTGGAGCGGCAGGCAGGCTGTGGATAACTGGCGCAGGAAGCACCTTTCCGTCTCCAGAGTCTCGGGGTTTCACCCACCTTGGCGTCGGGGTATCACCCACCACACTATCGGGGTATCACACACCGAATC
Protein-coding regions in this window:
- a CDS encoding ParA family protein, whose amino-acid sequence is MQVWAVIAQKGGQSKTTLTTGFAVEAAREGASVVILDADDRQGSALYWSERRDDDDVMVKDSSVAGLPLHVSRGRSSGKIDLIIIDTPANSKDIAMLAAEQADFVIIPVAPRGLDVHSVLQTVKQVQQAGTPFAVILTQVPHQGGEGQEAHAGFAAKGVTMFDSRLHFRKDFYKATPLGRTAAETDPDSKAAAELRAAYDEAKRLSGFTTKQVSEVG